The genomic interval CATTCCAATTGGAGCACGTACAGCATTGTATTTTCTTAGAAAAGCGAACATTCAGAGCGGCCAAGAGGTTCTTATCTACGGTGCATCTGGAAGTGTTGGAAGCTATGCTGTACAGCTTGCTAAGTATTTCGGAGCAAACGTTACTGGGGTATGCAGTACCACGAATGTAGACTTGGTAAAATCTCTTGGGGCAGACAATGTAATTGATTACACAGCTGAAGATTTTTCTAGTCAAGGTGAGAGGTATGATGTGATCTTTGAAGCAGTAGACAAGAGTTCATTTTCAGCTTGTATGAAATCGCTAAAGAAGGATGGAACCTATATAAATGTCACTGTACCGTTACCAGATGTTCGAATGCTATGGACGAAATTGACAAGCAGCAGGAAATTAATTTTGAGTCGAAATTCACCTGAAAATTCCGAAGCCCTAGACTTCCTCAAAGAACGAATTGAAGAGGGGAAGTTAAAAGTGATCATTGACAGAGTCTATGCTTTTGAAGAGATCGTTGACGCACATAGATATGTCGAAAAAGGACACAAGAAGGGTAATGTCATCATAACTGTGGAACATAACCGTAAATCCTCATAAATGAAGGATCTATTATAGCATCGGATTTAGGCTAATGGGTTGCTTTACTTTAAAAGATATTCAACAAACAGAGCATCTCTGTGAAAGCAGTGATGCCTTTTTACTTTAAGTGATTATCATTTCTCTTATAATGTAGGGGGACTATAAAAAGGTTATTTTTGTAAAGCTTGTTACTAAATAAAATGCTAAAATTAAGGAACCAAGTTTTGGAACTTTTTCACTAAAGGTGGGGGGATTTTTGACTAAAATATACATAACTCAGGAAGTATTTAATTCGAACGAAGAATATATTTTATTCGATAACGTACAAAAAGTTTCTAAATTATATATTGGACCCACAGAATATGATGATTACGATGATGAAACAAGAAAATTTTTATATGATTTTATTTGCAAACAAGCTGTATTCCCAGTTTTTCTTACATTTGAACCCTACAACGATTTAACTGAAGAAATCGAATATGCATTCAAAAAAGAGTGCGTTCAATACTATTTAAGATTTGAAAGTACAAAAAACAAAAGCTTCCCAGTTTTCAACGTTATCATCAATAACGCACATTCACTAAAGCTTACTTTAGAAGAAACCTTTTGGATTGCTTCGTCCAATCAATTTTATGCATTTTCCTTCTCGGATAATATCAGTTACAAATTGGCGATTAAAAAAGGGGTATTTGGAGGCAAGAAGTCATATATGTTGCCGTGCTTTAATATGAAAGATACCACTACTGTCATTAAATTATGGTACGATGGACAAGGGTTTAACCTTTATACAAATGACAATCGATATTCAACAATAGAAATGCTAACAAATCATTTGCCACACGGAACTATAATAGAAAACAATTAATTAGAGGGGAGGATTCCCCTCTTTAATACTTTTTAACAAACAGGCTTTACGAAAATAACCCGATTTTATTCGACAGGACTTTTTGCGGGATGGATTAGCCATGCAAAATGAATGATGGAAGATAGCTGTCGATAAGTTAACACTTATAAAAGGACAGTAAGTTATTTTGAATGTCTGAAATTTTGTACGTAAACGAATGGGGTGCTTTAATTCAAAAGGGTTGTTGCAACAAGTTATAAATTGAATAGTTTAAAGTTATAGAGCATTTCCCTGTAATGAGGAATGCTTTTTATCTTGTCTAAAATTAAAAAGATAAATCTATAACAATAACAATGTGATTAAAATCAATAATTTTTTATTGTTAATCGATAAATTATGTGTTAAAGTCAAATTGACAATAAATAAGCGAGGTGCTTTTTCTGAAACGTAAACAAGGTTCAACAATTTTCTTAAAGGTAGTTCTATTTCTTATTGGAATTACGGTACTTGCTTTGTGTATATTTTGGTTGCCAGGAATAGCTAGTAGAGATGCAGAAGCGAATCCAAAGACAGCTTACTTGCAATATCCCTTTTTAGTATGTGCTTATGTATTGTCTATTCCATTTTTTGGTGCGTTGTATCAAGCATTTAAACTTTTAACCTACATAGATAGGAACAAGGCCTTCTCGGAATTATCTGTTAGGGCTTTGAGGTATATAAAGTACTGTGCAATCACAATCAGTATCTTAATTGTAGGAGAAATCATAATATCCATCGTTATATTTTATAGAAGTGAAGATATAACAGGTATAATTATGCTGGCACTAATAAGCATTTTTGCTTCAAGCGTAATTGCAACCTTTGCGGCTGTTCTTCAAAAGCTTTTAAAAGAAGCTATTAATATAAAATCAGAAAATGAATTAACGGTCTGAGGTGAAAACAATAGCAATTATAATTAATATTGATGTGATGCTGGCTAAAAGGAAAATGAGCGTTACAGAACTTTCGGAGAGGGTTGGAATAACAATGGCTAATCTTTCTATATTGAAAAATGGGAAGGCAAAGGCGATTCGATTATCAACTTTAGAATCGATTTGTAAGGCTTTAACATGTCAACCCGGAGATATTTTAGAATACCGAAGTGATGAAGACACCCATGAATAAAAGTGAGGAATAATTAACAGTGAAAGGAAAAGAGTGTTATTCTGCGGTGAACCTATGTACATAACCCTAAATCTATTTAGCTACTATACGAAGCAGGACTTGCATATATTCAGAAAAAACCTTTGGAGGCACAAATCATGAGAGCACTAAAACAACTCGTTCGTTTTGGTTTGGAGCAGGTCCTATCATGTTTGTTTCCTGTCGTTATTTTTGCCTCTTTGGCTTTTACACAAATCATACCACTTCCCTTCCTGCCACGGTATGACTGGCTGCTTTTCATCTGCCTTCTGATGCAGTGGTGGATGGTGCGTTCTGGGCTTGAAACACGGGATGAACTAAAGGTTATCACATTGTTCCACCTTATTGGACTTGCTCTTGAACTTTTCAAGGTACATATGGGCTCCTGGTCTTATCCAGAGGAAGGATATTTCAAAATTTTTGGAGTACCTTTGTATAGCGGATTTATGTACGCAAGTGTAGCGAGTTATCTTTGCCAGGCGTGGAGGAGGTTAAAGGTTGAACTGGTTAAGTGGCCACCATTTTTGGTAGTTGTCCCTCTTGCAGCTGCGATTTATTTGAATTTTTTCACCCATCATTATTGGATTGACGTCCGCTTTTGGTTATCTGGACTTGTCATTATCATCTTTTGGCGATCATGGGTCACGTACGAGGTTGATGGAACTCGTTACCGTATGCCACTCGCACTTTCTTTTGTGCTCATCGGATTTTTTATATGGATAGCCGAAAATATCGCAACG from Metabacillus sediminilitoris carries:
- a CDS encoding NAD(P)-dependent alcohol dehydrogenase: MKAIVYSKYGPPDVLQLKEVEKPVPKENEILVKVKATTVTVADIRSRSFTVPPAFWLPARITLGFRQPKKEILGMELAGEVESVGNKVKRFKEGDKVFAASLVGFGAYAEYKCLPEDGPVTLKPSNLTYEEAAAIPIGARTALYFLRKANIQSGQEVLIYGASGSVGSYAVQLAKYFGANVTGVCSTTNVDLVKSLGADNVIDYTAEDFSSQGERYDVIFEAVDKSSFSACMKSLKKDGTYINVTVPLPDVRMLWTKLTSSRKLILSRNSPENSEALDFLKERIEEGKLKVIIDRVYAFEEIVDAHRYVEKGHKKGNVIITVEHNRKSS
- a CDS encoding DUF817 domain-containing protein translates to MRALKQLVRFGLEQVLSCLFPVVIFASLAFTQIIPLPFLPRYDWLLFICLLMQWWMVRSGLETRDELKVITLFHLIGLALELFKVHMGSWSYPEEGYFKIFGVPLYSGFMYASVASYLCQAWRRLKVELVKWPPFLVVVPLAAAIYLNFFTHHYWIDVRFWLSGLVIIIFWRSWVTYEVDGTRYRMPLALSFVLIGFFIWIAENIATFFGAWEYPNQTDAWSLVHLGKVSSWLLLVIVSFLIVATLKQVKGENSTRIDTSQFL
- a CDS encoding DUF2975 domain-containing protein; the protein is MKRKQGSTIFLKVVLFLIGITVLALCIFWLPGIASRDAEANPKTAYLQYPFLVCAYVLSIPFFGALYQAFKLLTYIDRNKAFSELSVRALRYIKYCAITISILIVGEIIISIVIFYRSEDITGIIMLALISIFASSVIATFAAVLQKLLKEAINIKSENELTV
- a CDS encoding helix-turn-helix domain-containing protein, which encodes MAIIINIDVMLAKRKMSVTELSERVGITMANLSILKNGKAKAIRLSTLESICKALTCQPGDILEYRSDEDTHE